A region of Myxococcus stipitatus DSM 14675 DNA encodes the following proteins:
- a CDS encoding GAF domain-containing protein, whose product MSAEPPSLVETSHGTNGPRPRADDESAEAARLMFLSRAGELMGASLEWRTVLQRLAELAVPVLADWCAVDILSDVGSLERVAAAHREPEKVPLVHELFRVAPVDWSASGGIAEALRTGRPVPLPREREGAPSEVIQRLGFQSGFVFPLLARGRVLGALSLMRGDAGAGFGDTDLEVALELARRASLSMDNALLYEEARTAQAYSERLQNVTAALCRAATAEEVARVVVHDGLQAMGAARGSVAELSSDGCLHLLSCFGYLSEWMNAFEGRNIQGVPALVRTAERREAQWFQRLEDVLPVAGIAVDDLLLMGEGARAVLPLVTDQGVLGFVGLAWSAPRVFSPQERAFLEALAQQCSQALERAALYGTLRERGERLHHALQMGKEAEERLFFLLEASRALAEHLDDVEWTLEHVARVAASSVASSCLVELVGPDGSLRCVASAHQEPSRDASVLQALGGEGALSLSRECFVTGEPRFVPDVDAALCERMAASDGHRSLLEALRPASLLAVPVRTRGRTLGVITLGTSLPQRPLAMSDVAMMEELARRVAVALENASLYRDAQAAVRLRDEFLSVASHELKTPLTSLKLQHGLIDRALGPESRARVVPRLSTAMRQVQRLASLVDHLLDVSRVSLGRLTMEPTEVDLGQAVRDAVERMEEVFTVAGCVVRVDIPEPLLGRWDALRLDQVLVNLLTNAAKYGAGRPVQVSATEIDRELVRLSVRDEGIGIAATDLPRLFGRFERAVSERHYGGLGLGLYISRQIVEAMGGRIDVQSREGEGSVFTVHLPRAPT is encoded by the coding sequence ATGTCCGCCGAGCCACCGTCTCTCGTTGAAACATCTCACGGTACGAACGGGCCTCGCCCTCGCGCGGACGATGAGTCCGCCGAGGCCGCGCGCCTGATGTTCTTGTCTCGCGCGGGGGAGTTGATGGGTGCGTCGCTGGAGTGGCGCACGGTGTTGCAGCGGTTGGCGGAGCTGGCCGTGCCCGTGCTGGCGGATTGGTGCGCGGTGGACATCCTCTCCGACGTGGGGAGCCTGGAGCGCGTGGCCGCCGCGCACCGGGAGCCGGAGAAGGTGCCCCTGGTGCATGAGCTGTTTCGCGTGGCGCCCGTGGACTGGAGCGCCTCCGGAGGCATCGCCGAGGCGCTGCGCACCGGGCGTCCGGTGCCCCTGCCGCGCGAGCGCGAGGGCGCGCCGTCGGAGGTGATTCAGCGGCTCGGGTTCCAGTCGGGCTTCGTGTTCCCGCTGCTGGCGCGGGGCCGCGTGCTGGGGGCCCTGTCGCTGATGCGAGGGGACGCGGGGGCGGGCTTCGGGGACACGGACCTGGAGGTGGCGCTGGAGCTGGCCCGCCGCGCCAGCCTGTCCATGGACAACGCGCTCTTGTACGAGGAGGCGCGCACGGCGCAGGCCTACTCGGAGCGGCTGCAGAACGTGACGGCGGCCCTGTGCCGCGCCGCCACCGCGGAGGAGGTGGCGCGGGTGGTGGTGCATGACGGGTTGCAGGCGATGGGCGCGGCGCGAGGCTCCGTCGCGGAGCTGTCCTCGGATGGCTGTCTGCACCTGCTGTCGTGCTTCGGCTACCTGAGCGAGTGGATGAACGCCTTCGAGGGGCGCAACATCCAGGGCGTCCCGGCGCTGGTGCGCACGGCGGAGCGGCGCGAGGCGCAGTGGTTCCAGCGGCTGGAGGACGTGCTGCCCGTCGCGGGCATCGCGGTGGATGACCTGCTGCTGATGGGAGAGGGCGCGCGCGCCGTCCTGCCCCTGGTGACGGACCAGGGCGTGCTGGGCTTCGTGGGGCTGGCCTGGAGCGCGCCGCGGGTCTTCTCGCCGCAGGAGCGGGCCTTCCTGGAGGCGCTGGCGCAGCAGTGCTCCCAGGCGCTGGAGCGCGCGGCGCTGTACGGGACGCTGCGCGAGCGCGGGGAGCGGCTGCACCACGCGCTCCAGATGGGCAAGGAGGCCGAGGAGCGGCTGTTCTTCCTGCTCGAGGCGAGCCGCGCGCTGGCGGAGCACCTGGACGACGTGGAGTGGACGCTGGAGCACGTGGCGCGGGTGGCCGCGAGCAGCGTCGCGTCCAGCTGCCTGGTGGAGCTGGTGGGGCCGGATGGCTCGCTGCGGTGCGTGGCGTCCGCGCACCAGGAGCCCTCGCGCGATGCGTCCGTGCTCCAGGCGCTGGGGGGCGAGGGCGCGCTGTCCCTGTCCCGGGAGTGCTTCGTCACGGGCGAGCCGCGCTTCGTGCCGGACGTGGACGCGGCGCTGTGCGAGCGGATGGCGGCGAGCGACGGACACCGCTCGCTGCTGGAGGCGCTGCGGCCCGCGTCGCTGCTGGCGGTGCCGGTGCGCACGCGCGGGCGCACGCTGGGCGTCATCACGCTGGGCACGTCCTTGCCGCAGCGTCCGCTGGCCATGTCGGACGTGGCGATGATGGAGGAGCTGGCGCGGCGCGTGGCGGTGGCGCTGGAGAATGCGTCTCTGTATCGCGACGCGCAGGCGGCGGTGCGGCTGCGCGACGAGTTCCTGTCCGTGGCGAGCCATGAATTGAAGACACCGCTGACCAGTCTCAAGCTGCAACACGGTCTCATCGACCGGGCGCTGGGGCCGGAGTCGCGCGCGCGGGTCGTCCCGCGTCTGTCGACGGCGATGCGACAGGTGCAGCGGCTGGCCTCGCTGGTGGACCACCTCCTGGACGTGAGCCGTGTCTCCCTGGGGCGGTTGACCATGGAGCCCACGGAGGTGGACCTGGGGCAGGCGGTGCGCGACGCGGTGGAGCGGATGGAGGAGGTCTTCACCGTGGCCGGGTGCGTGGTGCGCGTGGACATCCCGGAGCCCCTGCTGGGCCGCTGGGACGCGCTGCGGCTGGACCAGGTGCTCGTCAACCTCCTCACCAACGCGGCCAAGTACGGCGCGGGTCGTCCCGTGCAGGTCTCCGCGACGGAGATTGACCGCGAGCTGGTGCGGTTGTCCGTGCGCGACGAGGGAATCGGCATCGCCGCCACGGACCTGCCGCGCCTGTTCGGCCGCTTCGAGCGCGCGGTGTCGGAGCGCCACTACGGGGGCCTGGGCCTGGGGCTCTACATCAGCCGCCAGATTGTCGAGGCCATGGGGGGCCGCATCGACGTGCAGAGCCGCGAAGGTGAGGGCTCTGTCTTCACCGTGCACCTGCCACGCGCGCCCACGTGA
- a CDS encoding DUF5985 family protein, with protein sequence MAEAVYILCALTSVACAVLLLRAWKRTQSRLLLWSGLCFVGLAVSNVLLFVDLGLLPPSIDLYMPRQLSTLAAVSVLLYGLIWDAT encoded by the coding sequence ATGGCTGAAGCGGTCTACATCCTGTGTGCCCTGACGAGTGTGGCGTGCGCGGTGCTGCTGCTGCGCGCCTGGAAGCGGACCCAGTCCCGGCTCTTGTTGTGGAGCGGGCTGTGCTTCGTGGGGCTGGCGGTGAGCAACGTGCTGCTCTTCGTGGACCTGGGGCTCTTGCCGCCCTCCATCGACCTGTACATGCCCCGCCAGCTGTCCACGCTGGCCGCGGTCTCCGTCCTGCTCTACGGACTCATCTGGGACGCCACCTGA
- a CDS encoding HAMP domain-containing protein translates to MAEKKDVTRRVAARPPRRPVEDDSDTLDSRQLLRVLTAVRKGDFSVRMPVDKVGNAGKVADSLNEIIELNERMAHEFERIGSVVGKEGRITQRAHLMSALGSWAHCVESVNTLVADLVQPTTEMGRVIGAVAKGDLSQTMALEVDSRPLKGEFLRTARLVNGMVEQLGAFASEVTRVAREVGTEGKLGGQAKVKGVAGTWKDLTDNVNSMASNLTSQVRNIAEVTTAVAKGDLSKKITVDVRGEILELKNTINTMVDQLSSFASEVTRVAREVGTEGKLGGQAVVKGVGGTWKDLTDNVNSMASNLTSQMRNIAEVTTAVANGDLSKKITVDVRGEILELKNTINTMVDQLNSFASEVTRVAREVGTEGKLGGQAVVRGVGGTWKDLTDNVNSMASNLTAQMRNIAEVTTAVANGDLSKKITVDVRGEILELKSTINTMVDQLNSFASEVTRVAREVGTEGKLGGQAVVRGVGGTWKDLTDNVNSMASNLTAQVRNIAEVTTAVARGDLSKKITVDVQGEILELKNTINTMVDQLNSFASEVTRVAREVGTEGKLGGQAEVKGVGGTWKDLTDNVNSMASNLTTQVRGIAKVVTSVANGDLKRKLVVDAKGEIAELADTINGMIDTLAVFADQVTTVAREVGIEGKLGGQARVPGTAGIWRDLTDNVNQLAANLTTQVRAIAEVATAVTKGDLTRFITVSAQGEVAALKDNINEMIRNLKDTTRKNTEQDWLKTNLAKFTRVLQGQRDLLTVSKVILSELAPLVDAQHGVFFISDRAEGGEQMLKLLASYAYRERKGLSNSFKLGEGLVGQCALEKEPILLSDVPDSYIRVSSGLGEEVPRSIVVLPVLFEGEIKAVIELASFHRFSDVHMGFLEQLTESIGIVLNTIAANMRTEALLKQSQALTDELRKQQEELTETNKRLELQAASLQQSEELLKRQQEELRRTNEELQEKAQLLSEQKTEVERKNGEVEQAKLALEEKAEQLSLTSKYKSEFLANMSHELRTPLNSLLILSQTLSENMDGNLTGRQVEFAKTIHASGADLLELINDILDLSKIESGTMAVDVGPLRFIDLREFVDRTFRQVADTKGLFFDIDVAPDMAGEVETDAKRLQQVLKNLLSNAFKFTESGSVSLHIGLARGGWSSDHPVLSAAPSVVAFSVRDTGIGIPKDKHHIIFEAFQQADGSTARKYGGTGLGLSISREIARLLGGEIRLESEPGQGSVFTLYLPLDFRAERPGLDARPAALSLAHAVSLLPPLHLEEVAPVAPSPALLGIEDDRGSIQPGDRVLLAVTHAPDPAARLRAAARVVGFKLLVSTEVEGALEAARNTRPVAVAVDLDLPELAGWVVLDRLKHDAATRALPVYTVSEEDHRERSLRLGALGHLRAAADPDAAAAALASLRDFVECPGRGLLIVEDDATHRQVLVDLLGSEDVRTVAVGSAAEALLALAEHRFDCVVLDLGLPDMSGTELIRRVRQEHGAGGPPIIVSTGRELTRAQESELRRVTEAIVVKDARSPERLLEETSLFLHRSPEHLPEPKRRMLEKAREKDPLLVHRKVLVVDDDVRNIFALNTVLERYGMTVAFAESAREGLDLLARDLDIELVLMDVMMPEMDGYQAMRAIRSMERVAHLPILALTAKAMKGDREKCLEAGASDYITKPVDIDQLLSLLRVWLHAPRGGRRAGPAPRDVERAGEGHPSARS, encoded by the coding sequence ATGGCCGAGAAGAAGGATGTAACCCGCCGTGTCGCGGCCCGTCCGCCGCGTCGACCGGTGGAGGACGACTCCGACACGCTGGACTCCCGCCAGCTCCTGCGCGTGCTCACCGCCGTGCGCAAGGGCGACTTCTCCGTGCGCATGCCGGTGGACAAGGTGGGCAACGCCGGCAAGGTGGCGGACTCGCTCAATGAAATCATCGAACTCAACGAGCGCATGGCGCACGAGTTCGAGCGCATCGGCAGCGTCGTGGGCAAGGAGGGCCGCATCACCCAGCGGGCCCACCTGATGAGCGCGCTGGGCTCCTGGGCGCACTGCGTGGAGTCGGTGAACACGCTGGTGGCGGACCTGGTGCAGCCCACCACGGAGATGGGGCGCGTCATCGGCGCGGTGGCGAAGGGGGACTTGTCCCAGACGATGGCGCTGGAGGTGGACAGCCGTCCCCTCAAGGGCGAGTTCCTGCGCACCGCGCGCCTGGTGAACGGGATGGTGGAGCAGCTGGGCGCCTTCGCCTCGGAGGTGACGCGCGTGGCGCGCGAGGTCGGCACCGAGGGAAAGCTGGGTGGCCAGGCCAAGGTGAAGGGGGTGGCGGGCACGTGGAAGGACCTCACGGACAACGTGAACTCCATGGCCTCCAACCTCACCTCCCAGGTGCGCAACATCGCCGAGGTGACGACGGCGGTGGCCAAGGGGGACCTGTCGAAGAAGATCACCGTCGACGTGCGCGGCGAAATCCTGGAGCTGAAGAACACCATCAACACGATGGTGGACCAGCTCTCCTCCTTCGCCTCGGAAGTGACGCGCGTGGCGCGCGAGGTCGGCACCGAGGGAAAGCTGGGCGGTCAGGCCGTGGTGAAGGGCGTGGGCGGCACGTGGAAGGACCTCACGGACAACGTGAACTCCATGGCCTCCAACCTCACCTCCCAGATGCGCAACATCGCGGAGGTGACGACGGCCGTCGCGAACGGAGACCTGTCGAAGAAAATCACCGTCGACGTGCGCGGCGAGATCCTGGAGCTGAAGAACACCATCAACACCATGGTGGACCAGCTCAACTCGTTCGCCTCCGAGGTGACGCGTGTGGCGCGCGAGGTCGGCACGGAAGGAAAGCTGGGCGGTCAGGCGGTGGTGCGCGGCGTGGGCGGGACGTGGAAGGACCTCACGGACAACGTGAACTCCATGGCCTCCAACCTCACGGCGCAGATGCGCAACATCGCGGAGGTGACGACGGCCGTCGCGAACGGAGACCTGTCGAAGAAGATCACGGTCGACGTGCGCGGTGAGATCCTGGAGCTCAAGAGCACCATCAACACGATGGTGGACCAGCTCAACTCGTTCGCCTCGGAGGTGACGCGTGTCGCGCGCGAGGTGGGCACGGAAGGAAAGCTGGGCGGTCAGGCGGTGGTGCGCGGCGTGGGCGGGACATGGAAGGACCTCACGGACAACGTGAACTCCATGGCCTCCAACCTCACGGCGCAGGTGCGCAACATCGCCGAGGTGACGACGGCGGTGGCGCGCGGAGACCTGTCGAAGAAGATCACGGTGGACGTGCAGGGTGAGATCCTGGAGCTGAAGAACACCATCAACACGATGGTGGACCAGCTCAACTCGTTCGCCTCGGAGGTGACACGCGTCGCGCGCGAAGTGGGGACGGAAGGAAAGCTGGGCGGCCAGGCCGAGGTGAAGGGCGTGGGCGGCACGTGGAAGGACCTCACGGACAACGTGAACTCCATGGCCTCCAACCTCACCACGCAGGTGCGAGGCATCGCCAAGGTGGTGACGTCCGTCGCGAATGGCGACCTGAAGCGCAAGCTGGTGGTGGACGCGAAGGGGGAGATCGCCGAGCTGGCGGACACCATCAACGGGATGATCGACACCCTGGCGGTGTTCGCCGACCAGGTGACGACGGTGGCCCGCGAGGTGGGCATCGAGGGGAAGCTGGGGGGACAGGCGCGAGTGCCGGGCACGGCGGGCATCTGGCGCGACCTCACCGACAACGTGAATCAGCTCGCCGCCAACCTCACGACGCAGGTGCGCGCCATCGCCGAGGTGGCCACGGCGGTGACCAAGGGCGACCTCACGCGCTTCATCACCGTGTCCGCACAGGGCGAGGTGGCCGCCCTCAAGGACAACATCAACGAGATGATTCGCAACCTGAAGGACACCACGCGCAAGAACACGGAGCAGGACTGGCTCAAGACGAACCTGGCCAAGTTCACCCGCGTCCTCCAGGGGCAGAGGGACTTGCTCACGGTGTCCAAGGTCATCCTCTCGGAGCTGGCGCCGCTGGTGGATGCGCAGCACGGCGTGTTCTTCATCTCCGACCGCGCGGAGGGCGGAGAGCAGATGCTCAAGCTGCTCGCGTCCTACGCCTACCGGGAGCGCAAGGGGCTCTCCAACAGCTTCAAGCTGGGCGAGGGACTGGTGGGGCAGTGCGCGCTGGAGAAGGAGCCCATCCTCCTCTCCGACGTGCCGGACTCGTACATCCGCGTCTCGTCGGGGCTGGGAGAGGAGGTGCCTCGCAGCATCGTCGTGCTGCCGGTGCTCTTCGAGGGGGAGATCAAGGCCGTCATCGAGCTGGCCTCGTTCCACCGCTTCAGCGACGTCCACATGGGCTTCCTGGAGCAGCTCACGGAGTCCATCGGCATCGTGCTCAACACGATTGCCGCCAACATGCGGACGGAGGCGCTGCTCAAGCAGTCGCAGGCGCTCACCGATGAGCTGCGCAAGCAGCAGGAGGAGCTGACGGAGACGAACAAGCGCCTGGAGCTGCAGGCAGCCTCGCTCCAGCAGTCGGAGGAGCTGCTCAAGCGCCAGCAGGAGGAATTGCGCCGCACCAACGAGGAGCTCCAGGAGAAGGCGCAGCTGCTCTCCGAGCAGAAGACGGAGGTGGAGCGGAAGAACGGCGAGGTGGAGCAGGCCAAGCTCGCGCTGGAGGAGAAGGCCGAGCAGCTCAGCCTCACGTCCAAGTACAAGTCGGAGTTCCTGGCGAACATGAGCCACGAGCTGCGCACGCCCCTCAACAGCCTGCTCATCCTCAGCCAGACGCTCAGCGAGAACATGGACGGCAACCTCACCGGACGTCAGGTGGAGTTCGCCAAGACGATTCATGCCTCCGGCGCGGACCTGCTGGAGCTCATCAACGACATCCTGGACCTGTCGAAGATCGAGTCCGGAACCATGGCGGTGGACGTGGGGCCGCTGCGCTTCATCGACCTGCGCGAGTTCGTGGACCGCACCTTCCGGCAGGTGGCGGACACGAAGGGCCTCTTCTTCGACATCGACGTGGCGCCGGACATGGCGGGGGAGGTGGAGACAGACGCCAAGCGGCTCCAGCAGGTGCTCAAGAACCTCCTCTCCAACGCGTTCAAGTTCACGGAGTCCGGCTCGGTGTCGCTGCACATCGGCCTGGCCCGAGGCGGCTGGTCGTCGGACCACCCGGTGCTGTCGGCCGCGCCCTCCGTCGTCGCCTTCTCCGTGCGAGACACCGGCATCGGCATCCCCAAGGACAAGCACCACATCATCTTCGAGGCCTTCCAGCAGGCGGACGGCTCCACCGCGCGCAAGTACGGCGGCACCGGCCTGGGGCTGTCCATCAGCCGCGAAATCGCGAGGCTGCTCGGCGGAGAGATCCGCCTGGAGAGCGAGCCGGGGCAGGGCAGCGTCTTCACCTTGTACCTGCCGCTGGACTTCCGGGCGGAGCGGCCGGGGCTGGACGCGCGGCCCGCGGCGCTGTCGCTGGCCCACGCCGTCTCGCTGCTGCCTCCGCTGCACCTCGAGGAGGTGGCCCCCGTGGCGCCGTCGCCCGCGCTCCTGGGCATCGAGGATGACCGCGGCTCCATCCAACCTGGAGACCGGGTGCTCCTGGCGGTGACGCATGCGCCGGACCCCGCGGCGAGGCTGCGCGCGGCGGCGCGAGTCGTGGGCTTCAAGCTGCTGGTCTCCACGGAGGTGGAGGGCGCGCTGGAGGCGGCGCGCAACACGCGGCCCGTGGCGGTGGCGGTGGACCTGGACCTGCCGGAGCTGGCGGGGTGGGTGGTGCTGGACAGGCTCAAGCACGACGCGGCGACGCGGGCGCTTCCCGTGTACACCGTGTCCGAGGAGGACCACCGCGAGCGCTCCCTGCGGCTGGGCGCGCTGGGGCACCTGCGCGCGGCGGCGGACCCGGACGCGGCCGCCGCGGCGCTCGCCTCCCTGCGCGACTTCGTGGAGTGCCCGGGCCGAGGACTGCTCATCGTCGAGGACGACGCCACCCACCGTCAGGTCCTGGTGGACCTGCTGGGCAGCGAGGACGTGCGGACGGTGGCGGTGGGCTCGGCCGCCGAGGCGCTCCTGGCGCTGGCGGAGCACCGCTTCGACTGCGTGGTGTTGGACTTGGGGCTGCCGGACATGTCCGGCACGGAGCTCATCCGCCGGGTGCGCCAGGAGCACGGCGCGGGAGGTCCCCCCATCATCGTCTCCACGGGCCGGGAGCTGACGCGCGCGCAGGAGTCGGAGCTGCGCCGCGTGACGGAGGCCATCGTCGTCAAGGACGCGCGCAGCCCCGAGCGATTGTTGGAGGAGACCAGCCTCTTCCTGCACCGCTCTCCCGAGCACCTGCCGGAGCCCAAGCGGCGCATGCTGGAGAAGGCGCGCGAGAAGGACCCGCTGCTCGTGCACCGCAAGGTGCTGGTGGTGGACGACGACGTGCGCAACATCTTCGCCCTCAACACCGTGCTGGAGCGCTACGGCATGACGGTGGCGTTCGCGGAGAGCGCGCGCGAGGGGCTGGACCTGCTGGCGCGGGACCTGGACATCGAGCTGGTGCTGATGGACGTGATGATGCCGGAGATGGACGGCTATCAGGCGATGCGCGCCATCCGGAGCATGGAGCGCGTGGCGCACCTGCCGATTCTCGCCCTCACCGCGAAGGCGATGAAGGGAGACCGCGAGAAGTGCCTGGAGGCGGGCGCGTCCGACTACATCACCAAGCCGGTGGACATCGACCAGTTGCTGAGCCTCTTGCGCGTCTGGCTGCACGCGCCCAGGGGAGGGCGGCGGGCGGGGCCTGCTCCGCGCGATGTGGAGCGGGCAGGCGAGGGACACCCTTCCGCTCGAAGCTGA
- a CDS encoding aldo/keto reductase, which translates to MSTAPLPRFTPRRALGRTGFIATPVGIGDIADRAVPRATLVATLRRALDAGLNVIDTAPAYEEGLSEEVVGEALRGGREGVFLIDKVDELDAPVAPQVEASLRRLGLDAVDLFAFHGVSELSAWEALAAPGGGLAQLAACVRAGQARFRGISSHHPEVLLAAVRSGLCDVVMFPLGPFVDPRYVGDVLPLARSRGVGVVSFKTFGAGKLLGDTEGYGRPLETRPPGAAPLPHLSVEECVRYTLTLDPDVMLMGMSHPGEQDAALHAAQAWRPLASEELARVRERARAAIQGKGKVWWDPPEASRAG; encoded by the coding sequence ATGTCCACCGCACCGCTTCCCCGCTTCACGCCTCGCCGTGCCCTGGGACGCACCGGCTTCATCGCCACACCCGTGGGGATTGGAGACATCGCGGACCGCGCGGTGCCTCGGGCCACGCTGGTCGCCACGCTGCGGCGCGCGCTGGACGCGGGGCTCAACGTCATCGACACCGCGCCCGCCTATGAAGAGGGCTTGAGCGAGGAGGTCGTGGGCGAGGCGCTGCGCGGCGGGCGCGAGGGTGTCTTCCTCATCGACAAGGTGGATGAGCTCGACGCGCCGGTGGCGCCGCAGGTGGAGGCGAGCCTGCGCCGGCTGGGCCTCGACGCGGTGGACCTGTTCGCCTTCCATGGCGTGTCGGAGCTGTCCGCGTGGGAGGCGCTGGCCGCGCCAGGAGGAGGACTGGCGCAACTGGCCGCGTGTGTGCGCGCGGGGCAGGCGCGCTTCCGAGGCATCTCCAGCCATCACCCGGAGGTGCTGCTCGCCGCGGTGCGCTCCGGCTTGTGCGACGTGGTGATGTTCCCGCTGGGGCCCTTCGTGGACCCGCGCTACGTGGGGGACGTGCTGCCGCTGGCGCGCTCGCGCGGGGTGGGCGTGGTGTCCTTCAAGACGTTCGGCGCGGGCAAGCTCCTGGGCGACACGGAGGGCTATGGCCGGCCGTTGGAGACGCGGCCTCCGGGGGCGGCCCCGCTGCCGCACCTGAGCGTGGAGGAGTGCGTGCGCTACACGCTGACGCTGGACCCGGATGTCATGCTGATGGGGATGAGCCACCCCGGTGAGCAGGACGCGGCGCTGCACGCGGCCCAGGCGTGGCGTCCGCTGGCGTCGGAGGAGCTGGCCCGGGTGCGCGAGCGCGCGCGGGCCGCCATCCAGGGAAAGGGCAAGGTGTGGTGGGACCCTCCGGAGGCGTCCCGCGCGGGTTGA
- a CDS encoding response regulator, with the protein METVLVVDDELGILEALADLLREEGYQVLTATHGAEALARMGELRPDLVLTDWMMPVLDGPALVECIRAEPGWSGVSLLGMSAVDVGALRAQYPSIPFLQKPFDIPALMKQIRKALDGQRALSG; encoded by the coding sequence ATGGAGACGGTCCTGGTGGTGGATGACGAGCTGGGCATCCTCGAGGCCCTCGCGGACCTCCTGCGGGAAGAGGGCTACCAGGTCCTGACGGCCACGCACGGAGCGGAGGCCCTGGCGCGGATGGGAGAGCTGCGTCCGGACCTGGTCCTCACGGATTGGATGATGCCGGTGTTGGATGGGCCCGCCCTCGTCGAGTGCATCCGCGCGGAGCCGGGCTGGAGCGGCGTGTCGCTCCTGGGGATGAGCGCGGTGGACGTGGGCGCCCTGCGGGCTCAGTATCCGAGCATCCCGTTTCTGCAGAAGCCCTTCGACATCCCCGCGTTGATGAAACAGATACGCAAGGCCCTGGACGGTCAGCGCGCGCTCTCGGGTTGA
- a CDS encoding DUF5985 family protein: MLRSMLNGAVAMGWLACALFFLRFWKQSNERLFGFFSLSFLMQALTSAASGLIDAQDERRNYIYVARLVGFLIILYAIWDKNRGNRRR, translated from the coding sequence ATGCTCCGGTCCATGCTCAACGGCGCGGTGGCAATGGGGTGGCTGGCCTGCGCGCTGTTCTTCCTGCGCTTCTGGAAGCAGTCGAACGAGCGCCTGTTCGGCTTCTTCTCGCTGTCCTTCCTGATGCAGGCGCTGACGTCGGCGGCGTCCGGACTCATCGACGCGCAGGATGAGCGCCGCAACTACATCTACGTGGCGCGGCTTGTCGGCTTCCTCATCATCCTCTACGCCATCTGGGACAAGAACCGGGGGAACCGGCGCCGCTGA
- a CDS encoding alkaline phosphatase PhoX, translating into MRLRRRDFLRLSALGGGALALGPTFWRQAYAMPAGPGPSPYGPISSRPDAHGLRLPPGFSSRIIARSSEVVAGTDYTWHAAPDGGACFARPEGGWIYVSNCEWRPGGASAVLFGADGAIESAHAILSGTEMNCAGGPTPWGTWLSCEERPKGRVWECDPRGPSQGVVRGELGSFSHEAVAVDPDGQRLYLTEDQVNGRLYRFTPARWPLLTSGVLEAASVTGDAMKGLATVRWVPCAKNLPASRQPAVAARTTVFNGGEGCWYDSGVVYLTTKGDNRVWAHTPSTGRLEVIYAAALFPGSPLSGGDNAVVSRSGDLFVAEDGRNRDLCLITPPPHRVVATFLRVHGHAGSELTGPAFSPDGQRLYFSSQRGPTNSPSAGVTFEVTGPFR; encoded by the coding sequence ATGCGCTTGCGCCGTCGCGACTTCCTTCGTCTTTCCGCGCTGGGAGGAGGTGCGCTGGCGCTGGGCCCCACCTTCTGGCGGCAGGCCTACGCGATGCCCGCCGGGCCAGGGCCCAGTCCCTATGGCCCCATCTCCTCGCGGCCGGATGCCCACGGCCTGCGCCTTCCTCCGGGCTTCTCGTCGCGCATCATCGCTCGCTCGAGCGAGGTCGTCGCCGGCACGGACTACACGTGGCACGCCGCGCCGGATGGAGGCGCGTGCTTCGCGAGGCCCGAGGGCGGGTGGATCTACGTGTCCAACTGCGAGTGGCGTCCGGGCGGCGCCAGCGCGGTGCTCTTCGGCGCCGACGGCGCCATCGAGTCGGCCCACGCCATCCTGTCCGGCACGGAGATGAACTGCGCCGGAGGGCCCACGCCTTGGGGGACGTGGCTGTCCTGCGAGGAGCGTCCCAAGGGGCGCGTGTGGGAGTGCGACCCGCGCGGACCCTCGCAGGGCGTGGTGCGCGGAGAGCTGGGCAGCTTCTCCCACGAGGCGGTGGCGGTGGACCCGGACGGCCAGCGGCTCTACCTGACGGAGGACCAGGTCAACGGGCGGCTGTATCGCTTCACTCCGGCGCGGTGGCCGCTGTTGACGTCGGGCGTGCTGGAGGCGGCGTCGGTGACGGGGGATGCGATGAAGGGCCTGGCCACGGTGCGCTGGGTGCCGTGCGCGAAGAACCTGCCGGCCTCGCGCCAGCCCGCCGTCGCGGCCCGGACGACGGTGTTCAACGGCGGCGAGGGGTGCTGGTACGACAGCGGCGTCGTCTACCTCACGACGAAGGGGGACAACCGCGTCTGGGCCCACACGCCCTCCACGGGGCGGCTGGAGGTCATCTACGCCGCCGCGCTGTTCCCCGGCTCGCCCTTGTCCGGCGGGGACAACGCGGTGGTGTCGCGCTCCGGGGACCTCTTCGTCGCGGAGGACGGGCGCAACCGCGACCTCTGCCTCATCACGCCGCCTCCGCACCGCGTGGTGGCGACGTTCCTCCGGGTGCATGGACACGCGGGCTCGGAGCTCACCGGCCCCGCCTTCAGTCCGGATGGTCAGCGGCTGTACTTCAGCTCCCAGCGCGGGCCGACGAACTCGCCCTCCGCGGGCGTCACCTTCGAAGTCACCGGCCCCTTCCGCTGA